The genomic stretch CGTAGTACGCCACGCCGCGTTCCAGACGGTTAATCTGGCTCAGGCCACAGTTGTGGGCGATGTCGGTGGCTTTGGAAGACCAGGGGGAGATGGTGCCCGGACGAGGCGTAGCAAGGATCAGTTTGCCGGTTGGCGTATGGCTGCTCAGGCTTGGGCCATACTTGAGCAGGCGTTCCAGCTGTACGCGCTCCTCTGCATTGAGGGGGGCATTCAGGTCAGCAAAATGGACATACTCAGCGTAAATATTGCTTACCGGAAGGTCGGCCGCCTGAAAACGTGCCAGCAGTTTGGTAATACGGAAGGCAGACAGTGCAGGCGAACCACGCAGAATTTCCATCATAAGTCTCTCGTCTTCGAAGCGCCGGGGCGCTTACAGTGTGCGCAAGGGGGGAAAACGGGCGTCATTATAGAGAATCCTGAGCGCCGACGAAACCGTTTGCGTCGAAATAAAATTTTAACAATAGATGTGACCTGTCTCTCTAATTGGTTGCCAAGTGGCGCAAGTTTACGCAAAATGCCGCTCATTCAATGGCAAACCTTATGATTAACATGGCTACAGCAGACTGAGGCAACCGGCGTCGCAGAGAATTAACTAATTGAAAAAATTAAAGATTAATTATCTGCTCATCGGCATTGTAACGTTGCTGCTGGCAGTGGCCCTCTGGCCTTCCATCCCCTGGTTCGGCAAAGCCGAAAACCGTATCGCCGCCATTCAGGAGCGGGGGGAACTGCGCGTCAGTACCCTCAACTCCCCGCTGATTTACAGCGACATCAACGGCAAAATCATTGGCCTGGATTATGAACTGGCACAACAGTTCGCCGATTATCTTGGCGTGAAGCTCAAAATCACCGTCCGCCAGAATATCAACCAGCTGTTTGACGATCTCGATAACGACGATGCCGATATGCTTGCTGCCGGGCTGGTGTATAACAGCGAGCGCAGCAAGAACTACCAGCCAGGCCCGACCTACTACTCCGTTTCGCAGCAGCTGGTCTACCGCGTCGGGAGCCTGCGCCCGCGCTCGCTGGCTTCAATTAACGATCGGCAGCTGACGATTGCGCCCGGCCACGTGGTGATTGACGATCTGCGGGAGCTTAAGGAAAAGAAATATCCCGACCTGAGCTGGACGGTGGATCCGAAACTCGGCACGACGGAGCTGCTGGAGCAGGTAAAAGATCAGAAGGTGCCCTACACCATCGCCGATTCGGTCGCGATCAGCCTGTTCCAGCGGGTGCATCCTGAAATCGCCGTGGCGCTGGACGTCACCGACGAGCAGCCCGTGACCTGGTTTAGCCAGCTTGATGACGATCAGACCTTCTCTGCCGCGATGCTTGATTTCTTCAACACCATCAATGAAGACGGTACCCTGGCACGTCTCGAGGAGAAGTACCTCGGGCACGGCGATGACTTTGACTACGTTGACACCCGCAGCTTCCTGCGCGCGGTAGACAGCGTCCTGCCGGACCTGCAGCCGCTGTTCGAAAAATACGCCCAGGAGATTGACTGGAAACTGCTGGCAGCTATTTCGTATCAGGAATCCCACTGGGATACCCAGGCCACGTCGCCCACGGGCGTACGTGGTTTGATGATGTTAACCAAAAATACCGCGCTGAGCCTGGGCGTGAACGATCGTACCGACGCCGAACAGAGCATCAGCGGCGGCGCGCGCTACCTGCAGGATATGATGGCTAAAGTACCGGAAACGGTGCCGGAAGAAGAGCGGATCTGGTTTGCGCTGGCGGCCTACAATATGGGCTACGCGCATATGCTTGATGCGCGAGCGTTGACGGCCAAAACGAAAGGCAATCCGGACAGCTGGTCAGACGTTAAGCAGCGCCTGCCGCTGCTGAGCCAGAAGCCATGGTATAACAAGCTGACATACGGCTACGCGCGCGGACATGAAGCCTACGCCTACGTGGAAAATATCCGTAAATATCAGATTAGCCTGGTCGGGTATCTGCTGGAGAAAGAGAAAGAGGCGACGGAGGCCAAACGGCTGGCTCAAAGCTACCCGGTCGTGGCGCCGGACGAGCTTAATCGTCCGAAAGCTTCAGTTCTGCCTTTTGCTGCTTTTTCTGCTGACGGCGCATTCGAAAGAAATCGCTTAATAGCCCCGAACACTCTGGTGCAAGCACCCCACCGATAGTCTTCACCTGGTGGTTCATACCCGGGTGACCCAGCACGTCCATCAGCGAACCGGCCGCACCGGTTTTTTCATCCCGCGCCCCGAAAACCAGAGTCCCGATCCGGCTGTGGACCATCGCCCCGGAGCACATCACGCACGGCTCCAGCGTCACATACAGCGTGGTATCAAGCAGACGATAGTTTTGCAGCACCAGCCCTCCCTGACGAAGCGCCATGATTTCGGCATGCGCAGTAGGATCGTGGCGACCAATAGGACGGTTCCACCCTTCGCCAATCACCTGGTTGTTATGAACCAGCACCGCGCCCACGGGCACTTCGCCCTCGTCCCATGCGCGTTGAGCCAGCGTCAGCGCATGGCGCATCCAGTATTCATGATTGTGTTCAGGGTTGGACAAAGGCTGATACTCCAGTCGAAAAGCGGGCGGCATTATACACGCCCGTTTTAGAGAAGACTATTCGAGTTGCTGAAGTTCGCCTGATGGCGTGACGCGCCAGCGGTGCTGGCAAAAATAGAGCAGCGGGTTGTCCTGCTTGCTGTCGCTGTAGCCGCTGTACAGGCGCAGCGGCGTACCGATGCGTTTCTCCAGCTGGACCACTTTTTCATGCCCCAGGCAGCGCAGGGTCAGCACCCAGCCGCCGTAACCGCGGGCAATTTGCGTGGCGATAAGATTCACGCGCGGAAGCCAGGGGGTATCAAAGTAGACCTGCTCCACAAGCGTCTGCGGGGAGCCTGTAATCAGCCAGATGTCGGCATCGTTCGCGTCGAGGTAGCTGGTCAGGCGCGCCTGTACAACAGGAAAGGCGGCAACGTGACCGCGAAACCAGTGCGCAAAATCCTTTTCGAGCTGCTTGAGCCGCGCTTCGCTGTGCCCAAACGTACATCCCCACAGCAGCAGACTCATCGGCCATCTCGCCGCCCGGCCTTTCACCAGCAGCGCGATCCCGATAACCGGTAAGAGCGGCAGCACGAGCAGCGCATTCAAAGGCTGACGCCGTAGCAGGTAACGCATAAACGTTCCAAACATATCCTGCTGATGCAGCGTTCCATCCAGATCGAAAAAGACAACGCGACGCGCGTGATTTGCCAAACCTTACTCCTCTGGGTCGTTGAATCCTAATAGCCAGGTAAAAAGGAACCCGGCGATCACCGCTACTAAATAGCCTAACAGATAGAGCATGACTTTTCCGGTCACGATGGTTAATGCCAGCGGTAAACCGGAAAGCCCAAAGGTGATAACGGTAGCGACTTTCCAGTAGCTGATCAGCGCCCCGCCTACCGCACCGCCCAGACACGCGGCGAGGAACGGTTTACCCAGCGGCAGCGTAACGCCGAAAATCAGCGGCTCGCCAATGCCGAGCAGGCCAACCGGCAGTGCGCCTTTTATCATTTTTTTCAGACGCGTGTTGCGGGTTTTCATCAGTACGGCAATCGCCGCGCCGACCTGCCCCACGCCCGCCATCGACAGGATAGGCAGTAGCGCGTTGTAGCCGTGCGCCTGTACAAGCTCTACGTGGATCGGCACCAGCCCCTGGTGCAGACCGGTCAGCACCAGCGGCAGGAAGGTACCGGAAAGCACAGCGCCCACTAACAGGCCGCCGCGGTCAATAGCCAGAGACGCACCGTGAGCGATGGCTTCAGAGATCCACCCGCCTAACGGCTGGAGGGCCACAATCGCTACGCTACCGGTAATCAGCGTGGTCAGCAGCGGGTTGAGAATCAGCTCGATCGACCCGGGCAAAACCGCGCGCAGCCTTTTCTCGATCCAGCACATCAGGATGACCACCAGCAGCACGGCGATCACCCCACCGCGCCCGGGCTGGAGCGCCTCACCAAACAGCGTGATCTGCGCCAGCTGCGGGCTGGACAAAATGCCCGCCATGACCCCGCCCATCGCCAGCGATCCACCAAACACCTTCGCGGTATTCACCCCGACGAGAATGTTCATGATGGCGAACACAGCGCTGCCGAAGATCCCCAGAATCCCCAGCAGGTTCGGATACTGCGTGGCAAAATCCCCGACGATATCCGGCCGCTTGAGGATATTGATAATCCCGGTGATCAGTCCCGAAGCAATAAACGCCGGGATCAGCGGAATAAAGACGTTTGCCAGCTGACGCAGCGCATCGCTCATGGGGGCTTTGTATTTGGCCTTCGCCTGCGCCCTGGTGCGTTCCGCATCGTCCATCGACGCGCTCGCGCTAACGCCCATCAGCGCGCGCATGGCATCGACAACCTGCGCCGCTTTCCCTGGCCCGACGATCAGCTGATGCTGCTGCCCCTGCTTCACGTAGCCGCTGACGCCGGACAGTTGCTTCAGGCGCGGCACGTCAAGCTGGTCGTCGTTATGCACCTCGACGCGCACGCGCGTCATGCAGTTTTCGAGACGCTGAATATTTTTTTCCCCACCGATCCCCTGCAGGATATCGCTGGCGAGCGCTGCTGTTTTGTCCATAGACGCCTCTGTTAGTTTTCTAATGCTGCCCGTAAGAAGCCGCTATGCGCATCGAGTTTGGCTCTCGCGGCCGCCGCATCCAGCCCGCTCAGGATCATCAAAATGGCCGGTTTAACATCGTGATCGGTCTGCTTGAGTACCGCTTCAGCCTCTTCACGGCCTGTGCCCGTCGCCTCCATCACCATGCGGCAGGCTCTGTCCACCAGCTTGACGTTGGTGGCCTGCATATCCACCATCAGGTTCTGATACACCTTGCCGAACTTCACCATCGCGCCGGTGGAGATCATATTGAGCACCAGCTTTTGCGCGGTCCCGGATTTAAGGCGCGTGGAGCCGGTGAGCGCTTCCGGCCCGACAACCGGAGAGATAGCGATAGCGGCCACCTGCGCAATCGGGGAGCCCGGATTACAGGAGATGGCCACCGTCGTGCAGCCCGTCCGGTTGGCGTATTCCAGCCCGCCAATGACGTACGGGGTGCGCCCGGATGCCGCCAGCCCAACCACCAGATCCTTCGCGGTCAGATTCAGACCTTTCAGGTCATCCTCGCCCAGCTGTTTGTTATCTTCCGCCCCTTCAACGGCTTTCAGCAGCGCGCCGGGTCCACCGGCAATCAGTCCAACGACCAGACCGTGCGGAACCCCAAAGGTTGGCGGGCATTCTGACGCATCCAGCACCCCAAGACGCCCGCTGGTGCCCGCCCCCATGTAGATAATACGGCCGCCGGCCTTGAGGGCTTCCGCCGCCGCATCGACCGCTTTCGCCACCTCGGGTAATGTCTCTTTCACTGCCTGCGCGACCAGCGTATCCTGTTGATTAAAGCGGTTAACCAGCTCCAGGGTGGATAGCGCATCCAGATCCATGGTTTGCGGGTTACGCGTTTCAGAAACAAGTGAGCCAAGATTCATTTTTTGTACCTCAAGAATTTTTAATTCATAATAATCACACTATAATGGAATATAAAATTCATTCAGGCGAGCAAAATTCGTATTTGCGCAGATAATCACATTTTCGCCAGGAGACCCTATGAACTGTTTAATTCGCATTCGCCAGCGCTACGCAGGCTTTGCCCAAAGCGACAAGAAGCTGGCGGATTTTCTGCTTTCTCAACCCGATCGCGCGCGCCATCTCAGCTCGCAGCAGCTGGCGAGTGAAGCCGGCGTGAGCCAGTCCAGCGTGGTGAAGTTTGCCCAGAAGATTGGCTTTAAGGGGTTCCCCGCCCTCAAGCTGGCGATCAGCGAAGCGCTGGTGAGCAACCCCAACCCGCAGTCTATGCCGGTGCATAATCAGATCCGCGGCGATGACCCGATGCGGCTGGTTGGCGAAAAGCTGATCAAAGAGAACGTGGCGGCCATGCACGCGACGCTCGATGTGAATACCGAAGAGAAGCTGCTGGAGAGCGTGGCGATGCTGCGCGGCGCGCGCAGGATCATTCTGACCGGTATCGGTGCGTCCGGACTTGTGGCGCGTAACTTTGGCTGGAAGCTGACGAAAATTGGGCTTAACGCCATCGTCGAGCAGGATATGCACGCCCTGCTGGCGACCGTACAGGCGATGGATCCTGACGATCTGCTGCTGGCTATCTCCTACTCCGGCGAGCGCCGTGAAATCAACATGGCAACCGATGAAGCGCTGCGCGTCGGCGGTAAAATTCTGGCGATCACCGGTTTTACCCCGAATGCCCTGCAGCAGCGGGCAACGCGCTGTTTATATACCATTGCCGAAGAGCAGGCCACGCGCAGCGCGGCTATCTCGTCCACCAGCGCGCAAATGATGCTGACGGACCTGCTGTTTATGGCGCTGGTGCAGCAGGATCTGGAGCGCGCGCCCGAGCGCATTCGTCACAGCGAAGAACTGGTAAAGAAACTGGTTTGACGCGTATAATGCCCGCCCAGTTTGTGTTGTTTCTGAGAATTTCCTGATGGCGCTGTTAATTACCAAAAAATGCATTAATTGCGATATGTGCGAGCCCGAATGCCCGAACCAGGCGATTTCGATGGGGGACAGCATCTATGAGATTAACAGCGACCGCTGCACGGAATGCATCGGCCACTATGAAACGCCGACCTGTCAGAAAGTGTGCCCGATCCCGAATACCATCCTCAAGGATCCGGCCCACGTCGAGAGCGAAGAGCAGCTCTGGGATAAGTTTGTCCTGATGCACCACGCGGACAAACTTTAACTTTCGATAATCACCGTTGCGCTGGCATAGTGGCGTTCATCTGCGATCGTCACGTGCATGTGCTTCACCCCCAGCTTTTCCGCCAGCTTTTGCGCTTCTCCCCACAGACGCAGGCTCGGTTTGCCCAGCTCATCGTTAAACACTTCGAACTGATTAAACGCCAGGCCGTTACGAATGCCGGTCCCGAAGGCTTTGGCTGCCGCCTCTTTTACCGCAAAGCGCTTTGCCAGAAAGCGCACCGGCTGCTGATGCGCTTCCCAGATGGCCCACTCGTTATCGCTCAGCACGCGTCTTGCGAGGCGATCGCCGCTACGGGCGATCACCGCTTCAATACGGGCTATTTCAACGATATCGGTGCCTAAGCCCAGAATGGCCATTACTGACGCGCTTCCTGCATCAGGCGTTTCATTTCTGAAACCGCCTCTTTCAGGCCGCTCATCACCGCACGGCCAATGATGGCGTGGCCGATGTTCAGCTCGTGCATTTCCGGCAGGGCGGCAATGGCCTTCACGTTGTGGTAGGTCAGGCCGTGACCGGCGTTAACCTTAAGTCCCAGGCTTGAGGCATACGTGGCCGCTTTGGCAATGCGATCCAGCTCTTTCGCCTGTTCGGCGTCATTTTTGGCATCGGCATAGCAGCCGGTGTGGATTTCGATATACGGCGCGCCCACGTCGGCCGCCGCTTTAATCTGGGCGAAATCGGCGTCGATAAACAGAGAAACCAGGATACCGGCATCCGCCAGGCGCTTGCAGGCATCGCGCATTTTGTCGAGCTGACCGGCCACATCCAGACCGCCTTCGGTCGTGACCTCCTGGCGTTTTTCCGGCACCAGGCAGCAGAAATGCGGCTGGGTCTCGCAGGCAATGGCCAGCATCTCTTCGGTGACCGCCATCTCCAGATTCATACGGGTGTCCAGCGTCTGACGCAGAATGCGCACGTCGCGATCGGTGATATGGCGACGGTCTTCGCGCAGGTGAACGGTAATGCCGTCGGCGCCAGCCTGTTCAGCGATAAACGCTGCCTGAACCGGATCGGGATACGCCGTGCCGCGCGCATTACGCAGCGTGGCGATGTGGTCGATGTTGACGCCTAACAGTAATTCAGCCATGACAATCCTCGGTTTTCTTTTCGATTCTGTGGTCTAACGTTTCGGCACAAACTGCCTGAATAATTCGCGGCTCTTTAAGGGCTTGCCGCCAAGATACGGCTTGAGGGCAATCCGGGTAAAGCGTTTTGCTGCGCGCAGGGTATCTTGATCGGGAAACTCGCGCTCATACAGCGCCCGGAGCTGGCGCCCGGTAAAGGTGCTGTTGTCGATCACGATACTGGCAATGAAGCCTTTTTCTTCACGGTAGCGGTAGGTCATGGTGTCTTCTACCTCATCCCCGCTGCCCGCGCAGTGCAGAAAATCTACGCCGTATCCGAGGTGGCCCAGCAGCGCCAGTTCAAAACGACGCAAGGCGGGTTCGGGCGTGCCGGATGCGCCAGCCAGCGCCTGGATACAGTGCAGATAATCGAAGAAAAGTTCAGAGAAGCGGGTCTCATGCTCAAGAACCCGTGAGATGAGTTCGTTGACATACAGACCGCTGTAGAGCGTGATGCCGGAAAGAGGAAGCGCCAGAGAGACGGCTTCGGCACTGCGCAAGGTTTTCACTTCCCCTCGCCCACCGAAGCGTACCAGCAGCGGCGTGAAAGGCTGTAGGGCACCTTTCAGGTTAGAACGTTTGGAACGTGCGCCTTTCGCAACGAGGCGCACGCGGCCCGACTCTTCCGTGAAGACGTCCAGCATGAGGCTGGTTTCGCTCCAGGGACGACTATGCAGGACAAAGGCGCGCTGCCATCCATCCATATGCTCGTCGTCTTAAGTTACTGGTCTTCGCCGTAACCGAGGCTGCGCAGAGCACGCTCATCATCGGCCCAGCCAGATTTCACTTTCACCCACAGTTCAAGGTGAACCGGCGCTTCGAACATCTCCATCATGTCCTTACGGGCTTCAATGCCGATGGTTTTGATCTTGGCCCCTTTGTTGCCGATCACCATCTTCTTCTGCCCTTCGCGCTCAACGAGGATCAGGCCGTTAATGTCGTAGCCACCGCGCTCGTTGCTCTGGAAACGCTCGATCTCCACCGTCACAGAGTACGGCAGTTCAGCACCCAGGAAACGCATCAGCTTTTCACGGATGATTTCAGACGCCATAAAGCGCTGAGAGCGATCGGTGATGTAGTCTTCCGGGAAGTGGTGAATCGCTTCCGGCAGATGCTTACGCACGATGCCCGCGATGGTGTCCACGTTCAGGCCGGTCTCAGCGGACAGCGGAACGATGTCGAGGAAGTTCATCTGGCTACCAAGCCACTGCAGATGCGGCAGCAGGTCGGCCTTTTCCTGCACGTTATCAACTTTGTTGACCGCGAGGATGACCGGCGTTTTGCCGTC from Enterobacter dykesii encodes the following:
- the yfhb gene encoding phosphatidylglycerophosphatase C; this translates as MANHARRVVFFDLDGTLHQQDMFGTFMRYLLRRQPLNALLVLPLLPVIGIALLVKGRAARWPMSLLLWGCTFGHSEARLKQLEKDFAHWFRGHVAAFPVVQARLTSYLDANDADIWLITGSPQTLVEQVYFDTPWLPRVNLIATQIARGYGGWVLTLRCLGHEKVVQLEKRIGTPLRLYSGYSDSKQDNPLLYFCQHRWRVTPSGELQQLE
- the recO gene encoding DNA repair protein RecO codes for the protein MDGWQRAFVLHSRPWSETSLMLDVFTEESGRVRLVAKGARSKRSNLKGALQPFTPLLVRFGGRGEVKTLRSAEAVSLALPLSGITLYSGLYVNELISRVLEHETRFSELFFDYLHCIQALAGASGTPEPALRRFELALLGHLGYGVDFLHCAGSGDEVEDTMTYRYREEKGFIASIVIDNSTFTGRQLRALYEREFPDQDTLRAAKRFTRIALKPYLGGKPLKSRELFRQFVPKR
- the pdxJ gene encoding pyridoxine 5'-phosphate synthase, whose amino-acid sequence is MAELLLGVNIDHIATLRNARGTAYPDPVQAAFIAEQAGADGITVHLREDRRHITDRDVRILRQTLDTRMNLEMAVTEEMLAIACETQPHFCCLVPEKRQEVTTEGGLDVAGQLDKMRDACKRLADAGILVSLFIDADFAQIKAAADVGAPYIEIHTGCYADAKNDAEQAKELDRIAKAATYASSLGLKVNAGHGLTYHNVKAIAALPEMHELNIGHAIIGRAVMSGLKEAVSEMKRLMQEARQ
- a CDS encoding PTS transporter subunit EIIC, which produces MDKTAALASDILQGIGGEKNIQRLENCMTRVRVEVHNDDQLDVPRLKQLSGVSGYVKQGQQHQLIVGPGKAAQVVDAMRALMGVSASASMDDAERTRAQAKAKYKAPMSDALRQLANVFIPLIPAFIASGLITGIINILKRPDIVGDFATQYPNLLGILGIFGSAVFAIMNILVGVNTAKVFGGSLAMGGVMAGILSSPQLAQITLFGEALQPGRGGVIAVLLVVILMCWIEKRLRAVLPGSIELILNPLLTTLITGSVAIVALQPLGGWISEAIAHGASLAIDRGGLLVGAVLSGTFLPLVLTGLHQGLVPIHVELVQAHGYNALLPILSMAGVGQVGAAIAVLMKTRNTRLKKMIKGALPVGLLGIGEPLIFGVTLPLGKPFLAACLGGAVGGALISYWKVATVITFGLSGLPLALTIVTGKVMLYLLGYLVAVIAGFLFTWLLGFNDPEE
- the acpS gene encoding holo-ACP synthase, whose amino-acid sequence is MAILGLGTDIVEIARIEAVIARSGDRLARRVLSDNEWAIWEAHQQPVRFLAKRFAVKEAAAKAFGTGIRNGLAFNQFEVFNDELGKPSLRLWGEAQKLAEKLGVKHMHVTIADERHYASATVIIES
- the era gene encoding GTPase Era, which produces MSEDKTYCGFIAIVGRPNVGKSTLLNNLLGQKISITSRKAQTTRHRIVGIHTEGAYQAIYVDTPGLHMEEKRAINRLMNKAASSSIGDVELVIFVVEGTRWTPDDEMVLNKLRDGKTPVILAVNKVDNVQEKADLLPHLQWLGSQMNFLDIVPLSAETGLNVDTIAGIVRKHLPEAIHHFPEDYITDRSQRFMASEIIREKLMRFLGAELPYSVTVEIERFQSNERGGYDINGLILVEREGQKKMVIGNKGAKIKTIGIEARKDMMEMFEAPVHLELWVKVKSGWADDERALRSLGYGEDQ
- the tadA gene encoding tRNA adenosine(34) deaminase TadA codes for the protein MPPAFRLEYQPLSNPEHNHEYWMRHALTLAQRAWDEGEVPVGAVLVHNNQVIGEGWNRPIGRHDPTAHAEIMALRQGGLVLQNYRLLDTTLYVTLEPCVMCSGAMVHSRIGTLVFGARDEKTGAAGSLMDVLGHPGMNHQVKTIGGVLAPECSGLLSDFFRMRRQQKKQQKAELKLSDD
- the murQ gene encoding N-acetylmuramic acid 6-phosphate etherase translates to MNLGSLVSETRNPQTMDLDALSTLELVNRFNQQDTLVAQAVKETLPEVAKAVDAAAEALKAGGRIIYMGAGTSGRLGVLDASECPPTFGVPHGLVVGLIAGGPGALLKAVEGAEDNKQLGEDDLKGLNLTAKDLVVGLAASGRTPYVIGGLEYANRTGCTTVAISCNPGSPIAQVAAIAISPVVGPEALTGSTRLKSGTAQKLVLNMISTGAMVKFGKVYQNLMVDMQATNVKLVDRACRMVMEATGTGREEAEAVLKQTDHDVKPAILMILSGLDAAAARAKLDAHSGFLRAALEN
- a CDS encoding YfhL family 4Fe-4S dicluster ferredoxin — translated: MALLITKKCINCDMCEPECPNQAISMGDSIYEINSDRCTECIGHYETPTCQKVCPIPNTILKDPAHVESEEQLWDKFVLMHHADKL
- the mltF gene encoding membrane-bound lytic murein transglycosylase MltF — protein: MKKLKINYLLIGIVTLLLAVALWPSIPWFGKAENRIAAIQERGELRVSTLNSPLIYSDINGKIIGLDYELAQQFADYLGVKLKITVRQNINQLFDDLDNDDADMLAAGLVYNSERSKNYQPGPTYYSVSQQLVYRVGSLRPRSLASINDRQLTIAPGHVVIDDLRELKEKKYPDLSWTVDPKLGTTELLEQVKDQKVPYTIADSVAISLFQRVHPEIAVALDVTDEQPVTWFSQLDDDQTFSAAMLDFFNTINEDGTLARLEEKYLGHGDDFDYVDTRSFLRAVDSVLPDLQPLFEKYAQEIDWKLLAAISYQESHWDTQATSPTGVRGLMMLTKNTALSLGVNDRTDAEQSISGGARYLQDMMAKVPETVPEEERIWFALAAYNMGYAHMLDARALTAKTKGNPDSWSDVKQRLPLLSQKPWYNKLTYGYARGHEAYAYVENIRKYQISLVGYLLEKEKEATEAKRLAQSYPVVAPDELNRPKASVLPFAAFSADGAFERNRLIAPNTLVQAPHR
- a CDS encoding MurR/RpiR family transcriptional regulator: MNCLIRIRQRYAGFAQSDKKLADFLLSQPDRARHLSSQQLASEAGVSQSSVVKFAQKIGFKGFPALKLAISEALVSNPNPQSMPVHNQIRGDDPMRLVGEKLIKENVAAMHATLDVNTEEKLLESVAMLRGARRIILTGIGASGLVARNFGWKLTKIGLNAIVEQDMHALLATVQAMDPDDLLLAISYSGERREINMATDEALRVGGKILAITGFTPNALQQRATRCLYTIAEEQATRSAAISSTSAQMMLTDLLFMALVQQDLERAPERIRHSEELVKKLV